The DNA segment GACTCGCGGACCGAGACCTTCGCCGCCGTACGCCTCGAGGTCGACACCCGCCGCTGGGCCGGAGTGCCGTTCTACCTGCGCACCGGCAAGCGCCTGCCCCGGCGGGTCACCGAGGTCGCGATCGTGTTCAGGCGGGCGCCGCACCTGCCCTTCGCGAGCACCGACACGGAGGAACTGGGACACAACCAGCTGGTCATCCGGGTGCAGCCCGACGAGGGCGTCACGCTGCGCTTCGGCTCCAAGGTGCCGGGGTCGGCGATGGAGGTGCGCGACGTGTCGATGGACTTCCTCTACGGAGCCGCCTTCACCGAGTCCTCCCCCGAGGCCTACGAACGGTTGCTGCTCGACGTGCTGCTCGGCGACCAGACGCTGTTCCCGCGCAACGCCGAGGTGGAGGCCTGCTGGCGGGTAGTCGACCGGCTGGAGGAGTTCTGGGCTGGCCGGCCGCCGGAGCCCTACCGGGCGGGAAGCTGGGGGCCGAGCGGGGCCGACGCGATGCTCGCCCGCGACGGGCGGGTCTGGAGGCGGCCATGAGGAGGAGCCCGCGATGGTGACCCTCTGGGACACGACCGGCGGTGACGTCGTCTCCGCACTCGCCGCCGAGCGGCGGGTCGCCGGCGCCGTGACGTCCGGGCTGGCACTCACGCTCGTGGTGTCCGTCGACGAGCCGCGGGTCGCAGAGGCCACCCAGGCCGCGGCCGCCGCGGCGGCGGCGCACCCGTGCCGGCTCCTGGTCGTCGTACGCCGGTCCCTCGACTCCGACAACCGGCTCGACGCCGAGGTGTCGATCGGCGGCCGGTTCGGCCCGGCCGAGTCGGTGGTGCTGAGGATGTGGGGCCGGCTCACCCTGCACGCCGAGTCGGTGGTGCTGCCGCTGCTCGCGCCGGACGCGCCGGTCGTCACCTGGTGGCACGGCCCGCCGCCCGAGCAGATCGCGACCGACCCGCTGGGCGTGCTCGCCGACCGGCGGATCACCGACTGCGTGCAGGCGGCCGACCCCCTGGCCGCCCTGCGCGCGCGGGCCGACGACTACGCGCCCGGAGACACCGACCTGGCCTGGGCGCGCACGACCCGCTGGCGCAGCCTGCTCGCGTCGACGTTCGACACCTCACCCGGCACGGCGACCGCGGGCCGGGTGGCGGCCGAGGCCGGCAGCCCGACCGCCGCGCTGCTCGCCGGCTGGCTGCGGGCGCGGCTCGGCGTGCCCGTCGAGCAGGAGACCAGCGACGGCCCGGGCATCACCGGCGTTGCCGTCGACGTCGACGGCGACCGCGTCACGATCGACCGGCCCGACGGGCAGGTGACGATCCTGTCGCTGCCCGGCCAGCCGGAGCGACGGCTCCCCCTCGGCCGACGCGACCTCGGCGACCTGCTCGCCGAGGAGGTACGCCGCCTCGACGCCGACGAGCCCTACGCCGACGCGCTGTCCGCCGCCACCGGCGTGAGCGGCCTGCAGGACCGGGCCCCGCGCCGCCGGCACATCTGGCGGGAGCCCGCCGCGTCATGACGCCTCCGCTGGTCGTCGTACACCACGACGCGGACCTGCTGGC comes from the Mycobacteriales bacterium genome and includes:
- a CDS encoding glucose-6-phosphate dehydrogenase assembly protein OpcA, encoding MVTLWDTTGGDVVSALAAERRVAGAVTSGLALTLVVSVDEPRVAEATQAAAAAAAAHPCRLLVVVRRSLDSDNRLDAEVSIGGRFGPAESVVLRMWGRLTLHAESVVLPLLAPDAPVVTWWHGPPPEQIATDPLGVLADRRITDCVQAADPLAALRARADDYAPGDTDLAWARTTRWRSLLASTFDTSPGTATAGRVAAEAGSPTAALLAGWLRARLGVPVEQETSDGPGITGVAVDVDGDRVTIDRPDGQVTILSLPGQPERRLPLGRRDLGDLLAEEVRRLDADEPYADALSAATGVSGLQDRAPRRRHIWREPAAS